A segment of the Macrobrachium rosenbergii isolate ZJJX-2024 chromosome 40, ASM4041242v1, whole genome shotgun sequence genome:
tacaaatataatgcaaatagaaaaaataaactatccACGAAATGAGATACAACCTACATATCTAATTACCGTAAATTTCATGCTAAACTACCtctcaaatattcaccataacctactgtattaatttatttttgttacttaattGAAATTCATTGCATTCATATGCCTGGGATGGTTAGGTCATCTTGGCTAACTAATAACGAAGGCAGTGTCAGTGAAACACTTTCCAAAGATCTTTACaacaaaatgtactgtatattctttctACTAGTCCTCTATGTAATTCATTCACAtgattcattattataaaatgagaTCAGTTTTACAACCATTTCATATTACAGTAATATCAAATGAAGATTATCCCTCGGGGTAACTAAAAATTTGGGTGATCACTGAAACATTAATGAATGGCAAAATACAACTCTATGGTCTCCATAGATCATGAACTGTATTTGACAATAGCTACCCACTACACAGCGTCCTGGTGAATTAAATCTTCCTCAGACAAACCaccaaagtataatttttttaaatatataaaaaaaagatttttaaggaCCCTAAACAAAACACCCTGTTCTTTTAGCACATCATTCCTCCATTTGGCACATAACTTTTGACTATGTCACTTATTCATGAAACTTGCGCACTATTAAATAGTGTATATCATAATAAAAGGGGGGGGGAACATTTTTAACATCTGCTCTGTCATACACCTCATTTACTTTGCTTTGTATGCAAGCTGACTTTAAACTGTAGTAAGTTCTGTTATAATCTATTATTGCACTAGTAATTGAATTTTTGGTACATGTACCTGTGAAACTTAAGACTGAAGTTGCTCTCACAGTTTTCTGCTGAAGAGAGACCAAGATGGGGCCATGGAGACTTGGAATGGGGGGAACAATCTAATTTCTTAGTCTAGTACAAGGCATTTAATACTGTGGGTTCATGCAGATCCTTATAAAGTTTGctagtgtattgtgaatgttatcCTCAACGACTTTACACAATGATTCAACACTAGCTAAGCTAGCACAGTTTattgcacattttttatttaaagatgatttttctttcagcaaaaGGCAGGAAAAAACTGTTAGGATTTTACATAAGCTCTGGTTTAAGGGAAATATCAAAGGATTCGGTTTTTACAATATCTGTGGAGTCCTCAAAAATGTCACAATTATCGCATTCACTTTTCAGCACTTTTAATGAGGACACACAAGATTCTTCTGTGTCTGTCCCCATATTTTCATGCACTCTTGGACGTACACTATTAATTTCACTGTCTGCTTTTACATTCTCATTACAGTGCATGTCTGGGGTGAAATCAACAGTACTTttgcttttttcctcttctaaacccacaagaacaaataaagtttcatttttgctgtctCTCTCAACAGTTTCTATATCTGAGCCATCTTCAACAATTTGATGGCATGTCACTGGTTGCCTTCCAGGATGCCCTTCCATGTGTGTTTTCAGCAGCATCTCATTTCCGAAAGGATGATCACAAATTTTGCAAATGAAAggtgtatttttctttgtaaggaTATCAAATGACTCTTTTGGTGAATGTCCTCTTAAGTGTTTTGCTAAATGTGCTTTCCGTGAGAACGTCTTGCCGCAAACTTCACAAGAATATGACTTTTGACCAGTGTGTATTTTCCGATGTACATTAAGAGCACCTTTTACAACAAAACTTTTGCCACAAATTTCACAAATGTGAGGCCGCTCACCACTGTGTCGCAGCTTATGAACGTGAAGTGAATTGCTGTCACAAAAAGTCTTGTCACACACATTGCAAGGAAATGGTCGCTCACCTGTATGTTGTCTTTTGTGGATTCTAAAACTCTGCTTTCGAGCAAACTTCCTGCCACAATATTCACATGAATATGGCATAACGGTTATATGTTTAGTCAAATGTGATTTATAGCAAATTCTCTGAGCAAAATCCTTGCCACAAACTTCACACACGTATGGACGCTCACCTGAATGTAGTTGCTTATGTACGTTTAGGTCACCTCTTCTTACAAAGTTCTTCCCACAAACTGTACAAGGAAATGGCCTCTCTTTACTGTGAATTCTTTTGTGCTCAATGAGAGAGTGTTTCTGAGTAAATGCTTTGCCACATACATCACAGGGAAATGGCTTTTCACCCGTATGATTCCTCCTGTGAAGAGCAAGGGCATCAGTTCGGGAAAAAGCCTTTCCACAGATTTCACACGAATAGGGCCGCTCACCAGTGTGTTTTCTCTCATGATTCTTGAATTCCCATgaccttttaaaacttttaccACAAACTTCACAACTAAATGGCCTTTCATTAGTGTGCGTTTTTATGTGCTCAACAAGAGCCTGTTTTTGAATATAGGTCTTACCACAGGTTTCACACAAGAAT
Coding sequences within it:
- the LOC136826148 gene encoding zinc finger protein ZFP2-like — encoded protein: MMDHRLSDLDASGRSEKELKLPKTIVHKFSCDVCGKSFNHKGNLGTHMRCHSDERAFSCDVCGKDFVYKVSLNKHKRKHTGERPFVCKICGKAFAYSESLTAHERHHTGERPFLCETCGKTYIQKQALVEHIKTHTNERPFSCEVCGKSFKRSWEFKNHERKHTGERPYSCEICGKAFSRTDALALHRRNHTGEKPFPCDVCGKAFTQKHSLIEHKRIHSKERPFPCTVCGKNFVRRGDLNVHKQLHSGERPYVCEVCGKDFAQRICYKSHLTKHITVMPYSCEYCGRKFARKQSFRIHKRQHTGERPFPCNVCDKTFCDSNSLHVHKLRHSGERPHICEICGKSFVVKGALNVHRKIHTGQKSYSCEVCGKTFSRKAHLAKHLRGHSPKESFDILTKKNTPFICKICDHPFGNEMLLKTHMEGHPGRQPVTCHQIVEDGSDIETVERDSKNETLFVLVGLEEEKSKSTVDFTPDMHCNENVKADSEINSVRPRVHENMGTDTEESCVSSLKVLKSECDNCDIFEDSTDIVKTESFDISLKPELM